Proteins from one Juglans microcarpa x Juglans regia isolate MS1-56 chromosome 1S, Jm3101_v1.0, whole genome shotgun sequence genomic window:
- the LOC121247307 gene encoding protein FAR1-RELATED SEQUENCE 4-like — translation MCFGLTQEVKTAYEYFGDVIKFDTTYLTNRYGMPFAPFVGVNHHGQSILLGAGLISSEDTSTFVWLFEAWLECMNGQAPEAIITDQDQTMKNAIQIGLYTERSFWVSVNLKGVFWAGMSTTQRSESMNAFFDEYVHSGTTLKEFVDQFDNALRKKVETEMTTDFQSCNQTIPCVSLFKIEKQVQLLYTNVKFKEVQAEVWGMLLCNPSLVSIEGSISTFDVFEEISTPNGQSKIVKYIVYFNEDECEVKCT, via the exons ATGTGTTTTGGACTGACACAAGAAGTCAAGACGGCATATgagtattttggagatgttaTCAAGTTCGATACAACGTACCTAACAAATAGGTACGGGATGCCGTTTGCTCCATTTGTTGGTGTCAACCATCATGGACAGTCCATACTCTTAGGAGCAGGCTTGATTTCAAGCGAGGACACAAGTACTTTCGTGTGGTTGTTTGAAGCATGGTTAGAATGCATGAATGGACAGGCACCTGAAGCCATCATAACAGACCAAGACCAGACAATGAAAAATGCGATTCAAATT GGGTTGTACACCGAGAGGTCATTTTGGGTATCAGTTAACTTGAAAGGTGTATTCTGGGCTGGTATGAGCACTACCCAACGGTCTGAAAGCATGAATGCCTTTTTCGACGAATATGTACATTCCGGTACGACATTGAAAGAATTTGTCGATCAATTTGACAATGCTCTAAGGAAGAAGGTGGAGACGGAGATGACAACTGATTTCCAGTCGTGTAACCAAACAATCCCATGTGTATCCCTATTCAAAATTGAGAAGCAGGTTCAATTATTGTACACGAATGTAAAATTTAAAGAGGTCCAAGCAGAGGTTTGGGGGATGCTTTTATGTAACCCTTCACTTGTCAGCATAGAAGGTAGCATTTCCACCTTCGatgtttttgaagaaatttccaCACCTAACGGACAGTCCAAAATTGTGAAGTACATAGTTTACTTTAATGAAGACGAATGTGAAGTTAAATGCACGTGA